From one Triticum aestivum cultivar Chinese Spring chromosome 4B, IWGSC CS RefSeq v2.1, whole genome shotgun sequence genomic stretch:
- the LOC123091708 gene encoding clathrin heavy chain 1, translated as MAAANAPIAMREALTLTSLGIAPQFVTFTHVTMESDRYICVRETSPQNSVVIIDMVMPSQPLRRPITADSALMNPNTRILALKAQIAGTTQDHLQIFNIEAKTKVKSHQMPEQVVFWKWITPKLLGLVTQTSVYHWSIEGDSEPTKMFDRTANLANNQIINYRCDPAEKWLVLIGIAPGAPERPQLVKGNMQLFSVDQQRSQALEAHAASFATFKVPGNENPSTLICFASKATNAGQITSKLHVIELGAQPGKPGFSKKQADLFFPPDFQDDFPVAMQISQKYGLVYVITKLGLLFVYDLETAAAVYRNRISPDPIFLTAESSTTGGFYAINRRGQVLHATVNDATVVPFVSGQLNNLELAVNLAKRANLPGAENLVVQRFQELFSQTKYKEAAELAAESPQGLLRTPETVAKFQSVPVQAGQTPPLLQYFGTLLTRGKLNAYESLELSRLVVNQNKKNLLENWLAEDKLECSEELGDLVKTVDNDLALKIYIKARATPKVVAAFAERREFDKILIYSKQVGYTPDYLFLLQTILRTDPQGAVNFALMMSQMEGGCPLDYNTITDLFLQRNMIREATAFLLDVLKPNLEEHAFLQTKVLEINLVTYPNVADAILANGMFSHYDRPRIAQLCEKAGLYLRALQHYAELHDIKRVIVNTHAIEPQALVEFFGTLSKEWALECMKDLLLVNLRGNLQIVVQAAKEYSEQLGVDGCIKLFEQFKSYEGLYFFLGSYLSSSEDPDIHFKYIESAARTGQIKEVERVTRESNFYDAEKTKNFLMEAKLPDARPLINVCDRFGFVPDLTHYLYTNNMLRYIEGYVQKVNPGNAPLVVGQLLDDECPEDFIKGLILSVRSLLPVEPLVDECEKRNRLRLLTQFLEHLVSEGSQDVHVHNALGKIIIDSNNNPEHFLTTNPFYDSRVVGKYCEKRDPTLAVVAYRRGQCDDELINVTNKNSLFKLQARYVVERMDGDLWDKVLLPENEYRRQFIDQVVSTALPESKSPEQVSAAVKAFMEADLPHELIELLEKIVLQNSAFSGNFNLQNLLILTAIKADPSRVMDYVNRLDNFDGPAVGEVAVEAQLYEEAFAIFKKFNLNVQAVDVLLDNIRSIERAEEFAFRVEEDAVWSQVAKAQLREGLVSEAIESFIRADDATHFLDVIRAAEEADVYHDLVKYLLMVRQKAREPKVDGELIFAYAKIDRLSDIEEFILMPNVANLQNVGDRLYDEELCEAAKIIYAFISNWAKLAVTLVKLKQFQGAVDAARKANSAKTWKEVCFACVDAEEFRLAQICGLNIIIQVDDLEEVSEYYQNRGCFNELISLMESGLGLERAHMGIFTELGVLYARYRPEKLMEHIKLFSTRLNIPKLIRACDEQQHWKELTYLYIQYDEFDNAATTIMNHSPDAWDHMQFKDVAVKVANVEIYYKAVHFYLQEHPDLINDLLNVLALRLDHTRVVDIMRKAGQLHLVKPYMVAVQSNNVSAVNEALNELYVEEEDYERLRESVDMHDNFDQIGLAQKLEKHELLEMRRIAAYIYKKAGRWKQSIALSKIDNMYKDCMETCSQSGDRELSEDLLVYFIEQGKKECFASCLFICYDLIRVDVALELAWTNNMLDFAFPYLLQFIREYTSKVDDLVKDRIELQKEEKAKEQEEKDVVAQQNMYAQLLPLALPAPPGMGGPPPMGGMGMPPMGGMGMPPMGGMGMPPMGGMGMPPMGPGPMPAYGMPPMGNY; from the exons ATGGCGGCGGCCAACGCCCCCATCGCCATGCGTGAGGCGCTCACG CTGACGAGCCTGGGGATCGCGCCACAGTTCGTCACCTTCACCCATGTCACCATGGAGTCGGACAGGTACATCTGCGTCCGGGAGACCTCGCCGCAGAACAGCGTCGTTATCATCGACATGGTCATGCCCAGCCAGCCCCTCCGCAGGCCTATCACCGCCGATTCCGCGCTCATGAACCCCAACACCAGGATCCTCGCGCTCAAAG CCCAAATAGCTGGAACAACGCAGGATCACCTGCAGATCTTCAATATTGAAGCTAAAACAAAAGTAAAGTCGCACCAGATGCCTGAGCAG GTTGTGTTCTGGAAATGGATCACCCCCAAGTTGTTGGGCTTGGTAACACAGACATCTGTTTATCACTGGTCAATTGAAG GAGATTCTGAACCCACCAAGATGTTTGATAGGACAGCTAATCTGGCTAATAATCAGATTATTAACTACCGTTGTGACCCGGCAGAGAAGTGGCTCGTGCTTATTGGAATTGCACCTGGTGCTCCTGAG AGGCCGCAGTTGGTGAAGGGAAATATGCAACTTTTCTCTGTTGATCAGCAGCGTAGCCAGGCACTTGAAGCCCATGCAGCATCTTTTGCAACTTTTAAG GTTCCTGGCAACGAGAATCCATCAACACTCATCTGTTTTGCCTCGAAGGCAACTAATGCTGGACAGATTACTTCTAAGTTACATGTTATTGAACTGGGGGCCCAGCCAG GGAAACCTGGTTTTTCCAAGAAGCAAGCCGATCTCTTCTTCCCACCAGATTTTCAGGATGATTTTCCTGTAGCCATGCAG ATCTCTCAAAAGTATGGACTTGTCTATGTAATTACGAAGCTTGGCCTTTTGTTTGTGTATGACTTGGAAACTGCCGCAGCAGTTTATAGAAATAGAATCAGTCCAGATCCTATATTCTTGACAGCAGAGTCTTCTACAACTGGTGGATTTTATGCCATCAACAGAAGAGGGCAGGTCTTACATGCCACAGTTAATGATGCGACTGTTGTGCCTTTTGTCAGCGGCCAA TTAAATAACCTTGAGCTAGCTGTGAATCTTGCCAAAAGAGCTAACCTTCCTGGGGCGGAGAACTTG GTTGTGCAAAGATTTCAGGAACTGTTTTCGCAAACAAAATACAAGGAAGCGGCGGAGCTCGCTGCAGAATCCCCTCAGGGTCTTCTGCGAACCCCTGAGACTGTTGCAAAATTTCAG AGTGTTCCTGTTCAAGCTGGGCAAACGCCTCCACTGTTGCAGTACTTTGGCACATTGCTAACTCGAGGGAAGCTCAATGCTTACGAGTCCCTTGAGTTATCTCGACTTGTTGTCAATCAGAACAAAAAGAACCTTCTAGAAAATTGGTTGGCAGAAGACAAGTTGGAATGCAGTGAAGAGCTAGGAGATCTTGTTAAG ACGGTAGACAATGACCTTGCATTGAAAATATACATAAAGGCTAGGGCAACGCCTAAAGTCGTTGCTGCTTTTGCCGAAAGGAGGGAGTTTGACAAGATCCTTATATATTCAAAGCAG GTTGGATACACTCCCGATTACCTTTTCCTCCTCCAGACCATCCTACGTACAGATCCACAG GGAGCTGTAAATTTTGCTCTCATGATGTCACAAATGGAGGGTGGTTGTCCATTAGATTATAATACCATAACCGATCTCTTCCTTCAG AGAAATATGATACGAGAGGCAACAGCTTTTCTGCTGGATGTTCTGAAACCAAActtggaagaacatgcttttctGCAAACCAAG GTTTTGGAGATCAACTTGGTGACTTACCCTAACGTTGCTGATGCCATCCTTGCTAACGGTATGTTCAGTCATTACGACCGCCCACGCATTGCTCAACTGTGTGAAAAGGCTGGTTTGTACTTGCGAGCCCTCCAG CACTATGCAGAGTTGCATGATATCAAACGTGTCATTGTAAATACCCACGCCATTGAACCACAG GCACTCGTTGAGTTCTTTGGAACCCTTTCAAAAGAATGGGCACTAGAGTGCATGAAAGACCTTCTACTGGTCAATCTGAGAGGAAACCTTCAAATAGTTGTGCAG GCCGCCAAAGAATACTCTGAGCAGCTAGGTGTCGATGGTTGCATAAAACTATTTGAGCAATTTAAATCTTACGAGGGCCTGTACTTCTTCTTGGGATCCTATTTGAGCTCCAG TGAGGATCCAGATATCCACTTCAAGTACATAGAATCAGCTGCAAGGACTGGACAAATCAAAGAAGTTGAGCGTGTAACCAGAGAGTCTAATTTCTATGATGCTGAGAAGACAAAGAACTTTCTGATGGAAGCAAAACTACCTGATGCCCGCCCACTGATTAATGTTTGTGACCGCTTTGGTTTTGTTCCAGATCTGACTCACTATCTGTACACAAATAACATGCTCAGGTATATTGAAGGCTATGTACAGAAG GTTAACCCTGGGAATGCTCCATTGGTAGTGGGGCAGCTACTTGATGATGAATGCCCTGAAGATTTCATTAAGGGTTTGATTCTATCTGTCCGCTCTCTCCTTCCTGTTGAGCCACTAGTAGACGAGTGCGAGAAGAG GAACCGCTTACGTCTGCTTACACAATTCTTGGAGCACTTAGTGAGCGAGGGTAGCCAAGATGTGCATGTCCATAATGCTCTTGGGAAAATTATCATCGATAGCAACAACAACCCAGAGCATTTCCTTACTACCAATCCATTTTATGACTCTCGTGTGGTTGGTAAATACTGTGAAAAGCGGGATCCTACACTTGCCGTTGTTGCTTACAGGCGTGGacaatgtgatgatgaacttattAACGTCACTAACAAAAACTCACTTTTCAAGCTGCAAGCTAG GTATGTGGTTGAAAGAATGGATGGTGATCTTTGGGATAAAGTTCTACTGCCTGAAAATGAATACAGAAGGCAGTTCATCGACCAAGTTGTTTCTACCGCACTGCCTGAAAGCAAGAGCCCTGAGCAAGTTTCTGCTGCTGTTAAGGCTTTCATGGAAGCTGACCTCCCGCATGAGCTGattgaacttcttgaaaagattGTCCTCCAGAATTCTGCATTCAGTGGAAACTTTAATCTTCAGAACCTGCTCATCTTGACAGCCATTAAGGCAGACCCATCCAGGGTCATGGACTATGTTAACAGACTGGACAACTTTGATGGCCCTGCTGTCGGAGAAGTAGCTGTCGAGGCACAACTGTATGAGGAGGCTTTTGCCATATTTAAGAAGTTCAACTTAAATGTTCAGGCTGTCGATGTTCTGTTAGATAACATCCGAAGCATAGAAAGAGCTGAAGAGTTTGCATTCCGTGTTGAAGAAGATGCTGTTTGGAGCCAGGTTGCCAAGGCCCAGTTGCGTGAAGGTCTAGTCAGTGAAGCAATTGAGTCATTcatccgtgcagatgatgcaacacATTTCCTTGATGTCATCCGTGCTGCTGAGGAAGCTGATGTATACCATGATCTTGTCAAGTACTTGCTTATGGTAAGGCAAAAGGCAAGGGAGCCCAAAGTCGATGGAGAGCTCATCTTTGCATATGCGAAGATTGATAGGCTCAGCGACATTGAAGAGTTTATTCTTATGCCAAATGTTGCTAATCTCCAAAATGTTGGTGACCGGCTTTACGATGAAGAACTTTGTGAAGCTGCAAAGATCATCTATGCCTTCATCTCAAACTGGGCTAAGTTGGCTGTCACCCTGGTCAAGCTGAAGCAGTTCCAAGGCGCTGTAGATGCTGCTCGCAAGGCTAACAGCGCTAAAACATGGAAGGAGGTCTGCTTTGCTTGTGTTGATGCTGAGGAGTTCCGTCTAGCACAAATATGCGGTCTCAATATCATCATTCAG GTTGATGACTTGGAAGAAGTGAGTGAATACTATCAGAACAGAGGATGCTTCAATGAACTTATTTCTCTCATGGAGAGTGGTCTTGGACTTGAGCGCGCGCACATGGGCATCTTTACAGAACTTGGAGTCCTTTATGCCAGATACCGCCCTGAGAAGCTCATGGAACACATCAAGCTTTTCTCCACTCGGCTGAATATTCCTAAGCTTATCCGTGCTTGTGATGAACAACAACACTGGAAAGAGCTTACGTACCTATACATCCAATATGATGAATTTGACAATGCTGCTACCACTATTATGAACCATTCTCCAGATGCATGGGATCATATGCAATTTAAGGATGTTGCTGTTAAGGTTGCAAATGTTGAGATATATTACAAGGCTGTGCACTTCTATTTGCAAGAACACCCTGAtctcatcaatgatcttctcaatgtGCTTGCGCTTCGCTTGGATCACACAAGAGTTGTAGACATAATGCGCAAG GCTGGTCAGTTGCATCTTGTGAAACCATACATGGTTGCTGTTCAGAGCAACAATGTCTCTGCTGTCAATGAAGCATTGAATGAGCTTTATGTTGAGGAGGAGGACTATGAGAGGCTCCGTGAGTCGGTTGACATGCATGATAACTTTGATCAGATAGGTCTTGCCCAGAAG CTTGAGAAACATGAATTGCTTGAGATGAGGAGGATTGCTGCTTACATTTACAAGAAAGCTGGCAGATGGAAGCAATCTATTGCCCTATCGAAGATAGACAACATGTACAAGGATTGCATGGAAACATGCTCACAGTCTGGTGACCGTGAGCTGTCGGAGGATTTACTTGTCTATTTTATCGAGCAG GGAAAGAAAGAATGTTTTGCTTCTTGCCTCTTCATCTGTTACGACTTGATTCGTGTGGATGTTGCTCTCGAGCTTGCATGGACAAACAACATGCTGGACTTTGCTTTCCCCTACCTATTACAG TTCATCCGTGAGTACACAAGCAAGGTAGATGACCTGGTGAAGGACAGGATTGAATTGCAGAAAGAAGAAAAAGCCAAAGAGCAGGAAGAGAAGGACGTCGTTGCTCAGCAG AACATGTACGCTCAATTGCTCCCTCTCGCCTTGCCTGCTCCGCCTGGTATGGGGGGTCCACCTCCGATGGGCGGGATGGGTATGCCTCCAATGGGCGGGATGGGTATGCCTCCGATGGGTGGGATGGGTATGCCTCCGATGGGTGGGATGGGTATGCCTCCGATGGGTCCTGGACCGATGCCGGCATATGGGATGCCTCCAATGGGAAACTACTGA
- the LOC123094700 gene encoding probable calcium-binding protein CML25/26 gives MVAMVVPSVFAAFDKDGDGKVSASDLRCGMAAILGEDVSGEEAAVILAAVDADGDGLLSQEEFSRLAAGTHEEDDVDVRQRCLREAFGMYASSSTEATTTTMITPASLRRTLSRLGSHKLGVDDCRAMICRFDLDGDGALSFDEFQVMMMA, from the coding sequence ATGGTGGCCATGGTGGTGCCGTCGGTGTTCGCCGCCTTCGACAAGGACGGCGACGGCAAGGTGTCAGCGTCCGACCTGCGGTGCGGCATGGCGGCGATCCTGGGCGAGGACGTAtcgggggaggaggcggcggtgatCCTGGCCGCTGTGGACGCCGACGGCGACGGGCTGCTGAGCCAAGAAGAGTTCTCGAGGCTAGCCGCCGGTACCCACGAAGAGGACGACGTCGACGTGAGGCAACGTTGTCTGAGGGAGGCGTTCGGGATGTACGCGTCATCATCCACGGAagccacgacgacgacgatgattacGCCGGCGAGCCTGAGGCGAACGCTGAGCAGGCTGGGCTCTCACAAGCTGGGCGTGGACGACTGCAGGGCAATGATCTGCAGATTCGACCTCGACGGCGACGGTGCCCTCTCGTTCGATGAGTTCCAGGTCATGATGATGGCCTGA